From Candidatus Pedobacter colombiensis, one genomic window encodes:
- a CDS encoding peptidoglycan recognition family protein produces the protein MMIKRYATRLIILILLCSTASLKSRAQATFRIFDKPIIFDAERKRLSLEYLEKRHGLKQDQPTIKPVMVVLHWTDIPTIEQTFDAFNKSRLPGARKEIAKASALNVSSQFLIDSDGTIFRLLPDTIFARHVIGLNYCAIGVENIGSDKNPLTPAQLVANEELIRYLKRKYPIEYVIGHYEYTRFKGTALWKESDPAYNTEKTDPGVDFMKRIREQIKDLNIKGAPDHK, from the coding sequence ATGATGATAAAAAGATATGCTACAAGGCTAATAATTTTAATTTTACTATGTAGCACTGCGTCCCTTAAATCAAGGGCGCAGGCTACTTTTAGAATCTTTGATAAGCCAATTATATTTGATGCCGAAAGAAAACGGCTTTCTCTTGAATATCTGGAAAAGCGCCATGGCTTGAAGCAAGATCAGCCGACTATTAAGCCGGTCATGGTAGTGTTACACTGGACGGATATTCCTACTATAGAGCAAACATTTGATGCCTTTAACAAATCAAGATTGCCTGGAGCTCGTAAAGAGATCGCCAAGGCAAGCGCACTCAATGTATCTTCGCAATTTCTAATTGATAGTGATGGAACAATCTTTAGGTTGTTGCCGGATACCATTTTTGCACGACATGTGATTGGACTCAATTATTGTGCGATTGGGGTAGAGAATATTGGAAGTGACAAAAATCCCTTGACGCCAGCGCAGCTTGTTGCCAATGAAGAGTTGATCAGATACCTGAAACGTAAATATCCAATTGAGTATGTTATAGGTCATTATGAGTATACACGATTTAAGGGAACAGCGTTATGGAAGGAGTCTGATCCTGCATACAATACCGAAAAAACAGATCCCGGAGTTGACTTTATGAAAAGGATTAGAGAACAGATCAAAGATTTGAATATAAAAGGCGCGCCCGATCATAAATAA
- a CDS encoding SusC/RagA family TonB-linked outer membrane protein, whose amino-acid sequence MKKKLLMLFLGVILLNMQVIAQQITVTGKVTSSDDGLPIPGVSVKIKDGATVVQTNPNGIYSIKTTISSVLVFSYIGMVSQEKVVASNATINVVLVSDAKSLQEVVVTALGIKQQKRSLGYATQEISAAEITNTNQSNVLNALKGKASSVQVTSAGGSPGAGSRIQIRGINSLNPSADNQPLFVVDGIPISNSTDLVAVNNDNFQNTNRAADINPEDIETMTILKGPAASVLYGLRAANGAIVITTKSGKAGKPNISFKSSYSFDDVTKTPPIQTTYGNGNGGAFVPSVNTWGPRIEPGLPVYNPYDVFFKTGHQAQNSLSISGGNETATYFTSIANSTQKGVVPNSDYGKVSVRLAGTLKASDKLKFEAAANYINSGGKNPRTGITSGTIFYLMRFTNTVNPADYLNPDGTEKTYNSGIDNPFYFSKNAFLRDNVNRILGNLGAEYKPNDWLSFNYKVGIDNYSDFRQNFLAKGLLISTLGAMTEQRISYSEINSNFFARATKKFGDKWSTSLLLGHSYTHINRTNLSLNGAQAVVPNIETINNYNVYTTTTFPGKKNIIGVFGDLSVSYDNTVFLSATGRNDWSSTLPQSNRSFFYPSASLSYVFTETLGLQDNPIFNYGKLRASYAEVGKDADPYQIGVYYSTLQAFNGVTGIRRSISVGSEELRPERTKGLEFGGEFHFLRDRITLDANYAILNSIDQIVPVPISYASGYDLFITNAGKIRNRSLEFLATATVLKSDVFKWDLNLNWSQTKGRVLSMPPGVSEITFNPESPWVKQIIKTGGRPGDWYGWPYTRVTDGSASQGQLIIGADGYPIIPQPLSNNYLIGNAYPNWIGGLGSTVAYKGFTFSFLFNFRKGGDVFDIPKTQRFSTGIGAETELRNAMVIFKGVKNTGTDANPVYVPNDKAVIIDQAFYANSFPYKLAPENNGFQDASWIRLQNISLSYDLPRPWLSKLLVKSASVSVTANNLWLNTKFIGFDPEASAYGSGSNSVGYVGSGVPSTRSIYLGLNVNF is encoded by the coding sequence ATGAAAAAAAAACTACTCATGTTATTTCTGGGTGTAATCTTGCTAAACATGCAGGTGATCGCACAACAAATAACCGTAACAGGTAAGGTAACATCTTCAGATGATGGCTTGCCAATACCGGGAGTCTCGGTAAAAATTAAAGATGGTGCTACTGTTGTTCAAACCAATCCTAATGGAATCTACAGTATCAAGACCACCATTTCCAGTGTGCTCGTATTCTCTTATATTGGTATGGTTAGCCAGGAGAAAGTAGTGGCTAGCAATGCTACCATTAATGTTGTTTTAGTATCTGATGCTAAAAGTTTACAGGAGGTAGTAGTAACAGCTCTTGGTATTAAACAGCAAAAACGTTCTTTAGGGTATGCAACTCAAGAGATATCCGCTGCTGAAATTACAAACACCAATCAATCTAACGTTTTAAATGCGTTAAAGGGTAAAGCTTCCAGTGTGCAGGTGACTAGTGCCGGAGGCTCACCAGGAGCTGGTTCAAGGATACAGATCAGGGGGATAAATTCACTCAATCCCAGTGCGGATAATCAGCCCTTATTTGTTGTTGATGGTATTCCGATCTCGAATAGCACGGATCTGGTTGCCGTAAATAATGATAACTTTCAGAATACAAACCGGGCAGCAGATATTAATCCTGAGGATATAGAAACAATGACGATTCTGAAAGGACCTGCGGCATCGGTGCTTTATGGACTTAGGGCTGCCAATGGAGCAATCGTGATCACTACCAAGTCAGGTAAAGCGGGCAAGCCAAACATTAGTTTCAAGTCCTCTTATAGTTTTGATGACGTAACAAAGACACCGCCAATTCAAACCACTTATGGAAATGGAAATGGTGGTGCATTTGTGCCAAGCGTAAATACCTGGGGACCTAGAATCGAACCGGGACTGCCAGTGTACAATCCTTATGACGTCTTTTTTAAAACAGGACACCAGGCGCAAAATTCACTCTCTATTAGTGGGGGTAATGAAACTGCAACTTACTTCACCTCGATAGCTAATTCCACCCAAAAAGGGGTAGTTCCAAATTCAGATTATGGAAAAGTATCGGTCAGGCTTGCCGGAACATTAAAGGCTTCTGATAAGTTAAAGTTTGAGGCGGCTGCAAATTATATCAATTCCGGTGGAAAGAATCCAAGGACCGGTATTACTTCCGGTACCATCTTTTATTTGATGCGTTTTACGAATACAGTTAATCCTGCAGATTATTTAAATCCTGATGGAACTGAAAAGACTTATAATTCCGGTATCGACAATCCCTTTTATTTTAGCAAGAATGCTTTTTTAAGGGATAATGTAAATAGAATATTGGGAAATTTAGGAGCAGAGTACAAACCTAACGACTGGTTGAGCTTTAATTATAAGGTCGGGATCGATAATTATTCTGATTTTAGGCAGAATTTTCTGGCAAAAGGGTTGCTGATTAGTACTTTGGGCGCGATGACTGAGCAAAGGATAAGCTATAGCGAGATTAACTCTAATTTCTTTGCCAGAGCAACTAAAAAGTTTGGAGATAAATGGTCTACATCATTATTATTAGGACATTCCTATACCCATATTAACAGAACCAATTTGTCTTTGAATGGTGCCCAGGCTGTTGTGCCTAATATTGAGACTATTAATAATTATAATGTCTATACAACCACCACGTTCCCTGGAAAGAAAAATATAATCGGGGTGTTTGGCGATTTGAGTGTTAGTTATGATAATACCGTATTCCTGAGTGCAACAGGTAGGAATGACTGGTCGTCTACCTTGCCGCAAAGTAACCGATCGTTCTTTTATCCATCAGCAAGTTTATCCTATGTTTTTACGGAGACTTTGGGCTTACAGGATAATCCGATCTTCAATTATGGTAAGTTGAGAGCTTCATATGCGGAGGTAGGTAAAGATGCAGACCCCTATCAAATTGGTGTTTATTATTCTACTTTGCAAGCTTTTAATGGTGTTACTGGTATAAGAAGATCTATTAGCGTTGGATCGGAAGAGTTGCGGCCTGAAAGAACCAAAGGTTTGGAGTTTGGTGGTGAGTTTCACTTCCTGCGTGATCGTATTACCCTGGATGCCAACTATGCCATTTTAAATAGTATCGATCAAATTGTACCTGTGCCTATCAGCTATGCTTCAGGTTATGATTTATTCATTACAAATGCAGGTAAAATTCGTAATAGGTCACTTGAATTTTTGGCGACTGCAACAGTACTGAAGTCTGATGTCTTTAAATGGGATTTGAATCTAAACTGGTCACAAACAAAAGGTAGGGTATTGAGTATGCCGCCCGGAGTAAGTGAAATTACTTTTAATCCTGAAAGTCCTTGGGTAAAACAAATTATTAAAACCGGAGGTAGGCCGGGAGATTGGTATGGCTGGCCTTATACGCGTGTAACTGATGGTAGTGCTTCCCAGGGGCAGCTCATAATTGGTGCAGATGGCTATCCGATTATACCACAACCTTTGTCAAATAATTACTTGATAGGGAATGCTTATCCGAATTGGATAGGAGGCTTAGGTAGTACAGTGGCCTATAAAGGCTTTACCTTTTCATTTTTGTTCAACTTTAGAAAAGGAGGTGATGTCTTTGATATCCCTAAAACCCAGCGTTTTTCTACAGGTATAGGTGCCGAAACCGAATTGAGGAATGCTATGGTCATATTTAAAGGGGTGAAAAATACAGGTACGGATGCAAACCCTGTATATGTTCCGAACGATAAAGCAGTAATTATTGATCAGGCTTTTTATGCAAATAGCTTCCCTTATAAGCTGGCACCGGAAAACAATGGTTTTCAGGATGCATCATGGATCAGGCTGCAAAACATATCACTTTCTTATGATCTGCCGAGACCCTGGTTGAGCAAATTGCTCGTTAAGTCGGCCTCGGTATCTGTTACGGCTAATAATTTGTGGCTAAACACTAAGTTTATTGGCTTTGATCCGGAAGCGAGTGCCTATGGTTCAGGGTCAAACTCGGTTGGTTATGTGGGGTCTGGTGTGCCATCAACCAGAAGTATTTATTTGGGACTAAACGTTAATTTTTAA
- a CDS encoding SusD/RagB family nutrient-binding outer membrane lipoprotein — translation MKTLKYKFIILSAALMVVSGSCKKQLDINADPSRLTPEQANMAGLLASTIQFTSTSFFNVGQYGDTYPQYFAGSNAYEQNIDSYNPYGFDNIWESAYRDAMPNLKELIIRGETLGAPQYSGIGKLLMALNLMQSTDIWGDLPYSQAFQGPAIPAPKYDAQQDIYNTSLKQLLDGAIADLTKPVPTTPSLQVGTGTTTTDLIYAGVIAKWIKAAYGARARYYIHLSVKDPSNLARAVADANQSFSTVVTDPDRTGSLDLQLFYTLDRPSPWNVNLGAIAVASKQHMPSYFIVNLMNGTGYYPGLIDPRLPKLFDNGGLPTYVGRPVGALSTDPGVNLANCQITDKTYFGAKTSPVVILSYAEVQFVKAEALFSTNKQGAYDAYMEGIKSNMVKLGVALTDINTYTASPLIAKGATNLTITDIMLQKYIALFIQMETWTDMRRYQYSATVYPGLKPPLKDLLGPGVYVQRAKYPDNEPGRNPNVPQVANQAVKIWLFN, via the coding sequence ATGAAGACCTTAAAATATAAATTTATCATTTTATCTGCTGCACTTATGGTGGTTTCCGGATCATGTAAGAAGCAGTTGGATATCAATGCCGATCCATCCCGATTGACCCCCGAGCAGGCAAATATGGCGGGGTTATTAGCATCAACGATTCAGTTTACGTCTACCTCATTTTTTAATGTTGGACAGTATGGGGATACTTACCCCCAATACTTTGCCGGTAGCAACGCCTACGAACAAAATATAGATTCGTATAATCCATATGGATTTGATAACATCTGGGAGTCGGCTTATAGAGATGCAATGCCTAATTTGAAAGAACTGATTATCAGGGGCGAGACATTGGGGGCGCCGCAGTATTCGGGTATAGGAAAGCTTTTGATGGCTTTAAATTTGATGCAAAGCACAGATATTTGGGGTGATTTGCCTTATAGCCAGGCCTTTCAGGGACCGGCAATTCCAGCGCCTAAGTATGACGCTCAGCAGGATATTTACAATACATCCTTGAAACAGCTTTTGGACGGAGCAATAGCCGACCTGACCAAACCGGTTCCTACTACCCCATCCTTGCAGGTTGGGACAGGAACAACCACGACAGATCTTATTTATGCAGGAGTAATTGCCAAATGGATAAAAGCCGCCTATGGAGCCAGAGCACGTTATTATATTCATTTGTCGGTAAAAGATCCATCTAATTTGGCAAGAGCTGTTGCGGATGCGAATCAATCATTTTCTACAGTAGTGACTGATCCCGATCGAACAGGGTCTTTAGACCTGCAATTGTTTTACACCCTGGATAGGCCAAGTCCATGGAATGTTAATCTTGGTGCAATAGCAGTTGCTAGTAAACAACATATGCCCTCTTATTTCATAGTCAACTTAATGAATGGGACGGGGTATTATCCCGGATTGATAGATCCACGTTTGCCTAAGCTCTTTGACAATGGTGGTTTACCTACCTATGTCGGCAGACCGGTTGGAGCATTGAGTACTGACCCCGGGGTAAATTTAGCGAATTGTCAAATTACCGATAAAACTTATTTTGGCGCAAAAACATCTCCTGTAGTTATTCTGAGTTATGCGGAAGTTCAGTTTGTTAAAGCCGAAGCTTTATTCAGCACCAATAAACAGGGAGCTTATGACGCTTATATGGAAGGTATAAAGAGCAACATGGTGAAATTAGGAGTGGCCTTAACTGATATTAATACCTACACAGCATCTCCACTTATCGCTAAAGGTGCTACAAATTTGACCATCACTGACATCATGTTGCAAAAGTATATTGCTTTGTTTATTCAGATGGAAACATGGACAGATATGCGGAGATACCAATACAGTGCGACGGTATATCCTGGTTTAAAACCCCCTCTTAAGGATCTTTTAGGCCCGGGAGTTTATGTTCAGCGTGCAAAATATCCTGATAATGAACCCGGAAGGAATCCCAATGTGCCTCAGGTTGCCAATCAGGCGGTAAAAATTTGGTTATTTAATTAA
- a CDS encoding SusD/RagB family nutrient-binding outer membrane lipoprotein — MKKIFKSIPLLLMVILTSCSKNLDINIDPVQPVTTAPNLRLPAILGNMAYHLYAHARFSSYHSFYVSSRYNSNKIEALWNYNDVTRLGAWRWHYFDVGSNCLGMIERAQIDGANNYKGVGKIMLAFSYLTATDSFGDMPYKEAYSGIYYPKYDTQEAVYAEIVKGLNEGIADLNNVSATDPTMNGTADLIYQGDLSKWKAFAEAVRARLLLHTANFDNGYDAVLSAVNTSLNGFSDAIYKYAPAPTKDWEKNMWGPSIPNPQWNFADIVNILNSSVNTDLFMNYMTVGDAGLTYDPRLFKLTTPGVNKTYYGAKMSEGLTIPNWPTTSPAPTMDDFAKLYNGYWTADNSPLPYILKEELYFIKAEASFYKGDKTTAFDAYKQGIRLNMQRLGVPEGEITAYLGSSKIKQDPSALVISDIMVQKYIALYLQAETWVDIRRYGYSVKAYPGIYYPKSALSEWAGKWIQRLPYDNQTEYIYNPQEMARLGATARNWVFTPVWWADKSTLKN; from the coding sequence ATGAAAAAGATATTTAAATCAATACCATTATTATTAATGGTGATATTGACATCCTGCAGTAAAAATCTGGATATCAATATAGACCCGGTGCAGCCGGTAACAACTGCCCCGAATTTAAGGCTACCAGCCATATTGGGTAACATGGCGTACCATTTGTATGCTCATGCGAGGTTTTCCTCTTATCACTCCTTTTATGTAAGCAGTCGCTACAATTCAAATAAAATTGAGGCCCTGTGGAACTATAATGATGTAACTCGTTTAGGTGCCTGGCGCTGGCATTATTTTGATGTTGGAAGTAATTGTCTGGGTATGATAGAACGTGCACAGATTGATGGTGCTAATAATTATAAAGGCGTAGGTAAAATTATGTTAGCATTCTCCTACCTAACGGCTACAGATTCGTTTGGAGATATGCCTTATAAGGAGGCGTATTCAGGTATTTATTACCCTAAATATGATACACAGGAAGCAGTATATGCTGAGATTGTTAAAGGCCTGAACGAAGGTATTGCTGATCTTAATAATGTTTCTGCTACAGATCCAACAATGAACGGGACCGCTGATTTGATTTATCAGGGCGACTTAAGCAAGTGGAAAGCCTTTGCTGAGGCGGTTAGAGCGCGATTACTATTGCATACAGCTAATTTCGATAATGGTTATGATGCAGTTCTTTCGGCTGTAAATACTTCATTAAATGGCTTCTCTGATGCGATTTATAAATATGCACCTGCACCTACAAAAGATTGGGAGAAAAATATGTGGGGCCCTTCTATTCCAAATCCGCAATGGAACTTTGCTGATATTGTAAATATTCTAAATTCTTCTGTAAATACAGATTTGTTTATGAATTACATGACTGTTGGTGATGCAGGCTTAACCTATGACCCAAGGTTGTTTAAATTAACTACTCCAGGTGTAAATAAGACCTATTATGGGGCAAAAATGTCTGAAGGCTTAACTATTCCTAACTGGCCAACAACTTCACCAGCTCCAACCATGGATGATTTTGCAAAGCTATATAATGGGTATTGGACTGCTGATAATTCGCCGCTACCTTATATTTTGAAAGAGGAGTTGTATTTCATTAAGGCTGAAGCCTCTTTTTATAAAGGAGATAAAACAACCGCTTTTGATGCTTACAAACAAGGAATAAGGTTGAATATGCAAAGATTGGGTGTTCCAGAGGGAGAAATAACAGCTTATTTAGGCTCATCAAAAATAAAACAAGATCCTTCGGCCTTGGTGATCAGCGATATCATGGTGCAAAAATATATTGCACTATACCTTCAGGCTGAAACCTGGGTAGATATTAGGAGATATGGATACAGTGTCAAAGCTTATCCGGGTATTTACTATCCTAAAAGCGCATTGAGCGAGTGGGCAGGCAAATGGATACAAAGGTTACCTTATGATAACCAGACCGAATACATTTATAATCCTCAGGAAATGGCCAGACTTGGTGCTACAGCCAGAAACTGGGTCTTTACGCCTGTTTGGTGGGCAGATAAATCTACTCTTAAAAATTAA
- a CDS encoding glycosyl hydrolase family 18 protein gives MKKIIYMSLILFAGLQSCKKDVKWVADDYASGAHEIPAGPYVADNSFKIVAYYAEANEPDSIANAKYKMITHLHYAFAYPNVDGTIKAIAKPANFVKVMQRAKDNGVKRAISFSGTETIYSAVAADPVLRSKLIRNIINLALKYDLDGIDIDWEYPRSNLSNDITYEAFMKELSAGLHKYHKYLSAAVTAGVYSGGVKDGINKAAIDATDFVNLMAYDGANWAGDPNHSSYKLAEDVLNVWLNQKGLPKEKAVLGFPAYGKDTGSPAKSMTYRNLLLRGASPDQNSYTVDGVLYYYNGIPLVKSKATLAKTSANGMMMWEFFQDPNGANSLLKAVNDALSRSY, from the coding sequence ATGAAAAAAATTATATATATGTCACTTATTCTTTTTGCAGGACTTCAGTCTTGCAAAAAGGATGTTAAATGGGTGGCAGATGACTATGCGAGCGGTGCTCATGAAATTCCAGCCGGCCCGTATGTGGCAGATAATAGCTTTAAAATTGTAGCTTATTATGCGGAGGCAAATGAGCCGGATTCAATTGCAAATGCAAAATATAAAATGATCACGCACTTGCATTATGCTTTTGCTTATCCTAATGTTGATGGCACAATAAAGGCTATTGCTAAGCCCGCTAATTTTGTAAAGGTGATGCAAAGAGCAAAAGACAATGGCGTTAAAAGGGCAATTTCATTTTCAGGAACAGAGACCATTTACTCGGCAGTAGCCGCAGATCCTGTGTTGCGCTCTAAGTTAATCCGTAACATTATTAATCTGGCACTAAAGTACGATTTGGATGGGATTGATATTGATTGGGAATATCCAAGGTCCAATTTGTCTAATGACATCACCTATGAAGCTTTTATGAAAGAGTTGTCGGCCGGATTGCATAAATACCATAAATATTTGAGCGCCGCCGTTACCGCAGGTGTGTATTCGGGCGGGGTTAAAGATGGCATAAATAAGGCAGCTATTGATGCGACAGATTTTGTTAATCTAATGGCTTATGACGGGGCAAACTGGGCCGGAGATCCTAATCATTCATCTTATAAATTAGCCGAAGATGTATTGAATGTATGGTTAAATCAAAAAGGACTTCCTAAAGAAAAGGCAGTTCTAGGATTCCCGGCATATGGTAAAGATACAGGAAGTCCCGCTAAGTCTATGACGTATAGAAATTTATTGCTTAGAGGTGCAAGTCCAGACCAGAATTCTTATACTGTGGACGGAGTTTTGTACTACTATAACGGTATTCCACTTGTTAAGAGTAAGGCGACTCTTGCTAAAACTAGTGCCAATGGTATGATGATGTGGGAGTTTTTTCAAGATCCTAATGGTGCAAACTCATTACTCAAAGCAGTTAATGATGCTTTAAGCAGAAGTTATTAG
- a CDS encoding PKD domain-containing protein, translated as MKKYSFLYIMSFLLLFAGCKQDEVGRIAPEGDFAVNFTVPDGVITAPAKVVLTNRSKYSEKYLWKFPKGLALTKAGLTNRTTSESLVPDTIYYSLPGEYKVTLLAWQGGKLDSVTKVLNVVKMRPQIVVPGNIGVMRDVQFSAKLFQYPGQAVTYTWDFGESGLTSSEASPKVTFKQEGIHTVKLTINDGTETLNTTVEVLVMGELVKSLYFTDAVTKKIYRYPFKQLQTPVITSLSTALGLHPLAMTVYNNRIFISETGLGLRFSTGDAAKADGKIYSVDLTGGNPITVTAPFDESASGYQLDPWVHTIDGSGNIWWTTRNNSVRVAAAAGVDVAYPGTRIQLTAANAGVSSVATYFDGGVQVVNDEVWVSKTSTTGRGIWKFTTAGAFKSKLSATLDNYAIRNFIVDKVNSKIYFVVNVPSTGTPAVAQGLYKCNIDGTNIQLVEAMPTVTSGSGFSNEGGDNEFVYITGLALDTDPDDKTSGYLYYGYRDNTDINGNGPTISGNGNNSGIKRYPLDGSKAPSFLIKGYVPYGIAIDNTRR; from the coding sequence ATGAAAAAATATAGTTTTTTATATATCATGTCTTTCCTCTTGTTATTTGCAGGATGTAAGCAAGACGAAGTGGGTAGAATTGCACCAGAAGGTGATTTTGCCGTGAACTTTACAGTGCCTGATGGGGTAATTACAGCGCCTGCAAAGGTCGTTTTAACCAACAGGTCTAAATACTCTGAAAAGTATCTTTGGAAATTTCCTAAAGGGCTTGCACTAACCAAAGCCGGTTTAACAAATAGGACAACGAGCGAAAGCCTTGTGCCGGATACGATTTATTATAGTTTACCAGGTGAATATAAGGTTACATTGCTGGCCTGGCAAGGGGGGAAACTGGATTCTGTTACAAAAGTACTGAATGTGGTAAAAATGCGGCCCCAGATTGTGGTTCCAGGTAATATTGGCGTAATGAGAGATGTACAGTTCAGTGCGAAATTATTCCAATATCCAGGACAAGCGGTGACTTATACCTGGGATTTTGGAGAATCCGGATTAACTTCTTCAGAGGCGAGTCCTAAAGTGACTTTTAAACAAGAGGGTATCCATACAGTGAAACTAACCATTAACGATGGCACCGAAACGCTAAACACTACTGTTGAAGTATTGGTAATGGGAGAGTTGGTGAAATCACTTTACTTTACAGACGCGGTAACTAAGAAAATTTATAGATATCCATTTAAACAATTGCAGACTCCGGTTATTACTTCACTATCTACTGCATTAGGATTACATCCTCTCGCAATGACGGTTTATAATAATAGAATCTTTATCTCAGAGACAGGATTAGGGTTAAGATTTAGTACTGGAGATGCAGCAAAAGCAGATGGTAAAATCTATTCTGTCGACCTTACAGGTGGTAATCCTATTACTGTGACTGCTCCTTTTGATGAAAGTGCTAGCGGATATCAGTTGGACCCATGGGTGCATACTATTGATGGAAGTGGTAACATTTGGTGGACTACGCGTAATAATTCAGTAAGAGTAGCTGCGGCTGCAGGTGTAGATGTCGCATATCCCGGAACGAGGATTCAGCTGACTGCCGCCAATGCCGGGGTATCAAGTGTAGCTACTTATTTTGATGGAGGTGTTCAAGTCGTAAACGATGAAGTATGGGTTTCTAAAACCAGTACTACCGGAAGAGGAATCTGGAAATTTACAACTGCAGGAGCATTTAAGAGTAAGCTTTCGGCTACTCTGGATAATTATGCAATTAGGAATTTTATTGTAGATAAAGTAAATAGTAAAATCTATTTCGTAGTAAATGTTCCATCTACAGGAACTCCTGCTGTTGCTCAAGGCTTGTACAAATGTAATATTGATGGAACTAACATTCAGCTGGTCGAAGCTATGCCAACTGTAACAAGTGGTAGTGGTTTCTCTAATGAAGGGGGAGACAATGAGTTTGTATACATCACTGGTTTGGCACTAGACACGGATCCTGACGATAAAACTTCAGGTTACCTATACTATGGATATAGAGATAATACCGATATTAATGGTAATGGTCCTACAATAAGTGGTAATGGAAATAATTCCGGTATTAAAAGATATCCACTGGATGGAAGCAAGGCTCCATCATTCCTTATAAAAGGGTATGTCCCTTATGGAATTGCTATTGACAATACCAGGAGATAA